Proteins encoded by one window of Dreissena polymorpha isolate Duluth1 chromosome 11, UMN_Dpol_1.0, whole genome shotgun sequence:
- the LOC127851538 gene encoding integrase/recombinase xerD homolog: protein MADRMAGYLMQSRADNTVKKYNSSFEHFKTYCEDNSLVAMPALPISVAMYMTQLMDHGKSNNVVSSVFYSIKWVHSMNGVNDPTENNIVKQLLEASKRVCSKPVHKKDVLSSEMIQTLCLMYKDSTDVIDVRDLAMIILGYAGFMRMNEISELRCNDVQFKSDHFVINVHHSKTDIYRNGSEIIIAKGTTSACPYGILTKYMSLANLSNESNEYLFKPAFRSKAVSSLIKKDKKLSYTRARECIVKKLKLVSPELDIGTHSLRASGATNVANASSVSERCLKIHGRWTTDIAKDGYVQDSIDKRLSVTKTLNL from the coding sequence ATGGCGGACAGAATGGCTGGATATTTGATGCAGTCAAGAGCAGACAATACGGTGAAGAAATATAATTCTTcttttgaacatttcaaaacttaCTGCGAAGACAATTCATTAGTCGCCATGCCAGCCTTACCCATATCAGTGGCAATGTACATGACTCAATTAATGGATCACGGAAAATCTAACAACGTTGTTTCATCTGTGTTCTACAGTATAAAATGGGTTCATTCTATGAATGGTGTAAATGATCCAACAGAAAATAACATTGTTAAGCAATTATTAGAAGCTTCAAAACGTGTGTGTTCAAAACCTGTTCACAAGAAAGATGTACTTTCATCAGAAATGATACAAACATTATGTTTGATGTATAAGGATTCTACTGATGTCATTGATGTTAGAGATTTAGCTATGATCATTTTAGGATATGCTGGTTTTATGCGTATGAATGAAATAAGTGAGCTTCGTTGTAATGACGTACAATTCAAATCAGATCATTTTGTTATTAATGTGCACCATAGCAAAACTGACATTTATAGGAATGGTTCAGAGATTATTATTGCAAAAGGCACGACTTCAGCTTGCCCATAtggtattttaacaaaatatatgtcaTTAGCAAACTTGTCTAATGAATCAAATGAGTATTTATTTAAACCAGCTTTTCGTTCTAAAGCTGTATCTTCCTTAATTAAGAAAGATAAAAAATTAAGTTACACTAGAGCAAGAGAAtgtattgttaaaaaattaaaactagTTAGTCCCGAACTTGATATTGGTACGCACTCACTGCGAGCTAGTGGAGCCACTAATGTGGCAAACGCTTCGAGCGTTTCTGAAAGATGTCTTAAGATACATGGGAGATGGACAACGGACATAGCAAAAGACGGTTATGTTCAAGATTCTATAGATAAAAGATTATCAGTTACAAAAACCTTAAACTTGTAA
- the LOC127849815 gene encoding uncharacterized protein LOC127849815, protein MEEHIHLISEIVDEKLKSSLTEHKNAMLHDLERIVEKISSKTNVTQLTQISNIVSGIPSFKRKSSEEQFKHNAKVNLALEEVESSLSNRNIEETRNKIAEVKAMVAHRQKLIRLADESELGWRFVSEYESNPLASDSEDEKRMYRAEARANKKLKAEKSKKSRGARNGPYRKPMVAQNNATQGMSMRQPLRRPGLCFACGKPGHWKGAAECPASSSNNKISSFMFGTPLSIKWVVPIPSEKGIVLKHVNTEIDLKDPIKEIDTGSSPVSRLKAHVAKWQEATDSKYILDVVSGGYKIPLITVPKHSQMKNNYSARVNSVFVESEIKALLDKGIVSRCNEIPHIVNPLTVAFNKKGKPRLVLDCRYINPHLHQFKVKFEDIKVAETLFEKNSFLFTFDIKGAYHHIDIFMEHRKYLGFSYQDNSKQCYYVFNSLPFGIKTAGHIFTKLLRVVVALLRSKGLKIVMFLDDGIGGNVVYERALCASEFTRNTLVDFGFLLAELDSFSESRMARACARYAYKSVVHY, encoded by the exons ATGGAGGAACATATACACCTGATCAGCGAAATAGTCGATGAAAAGTTGAAATCTTCTTTAACTGAACATAAGAATGCAATGCTTCATGACCTGGAACGCATTGTAGAAAAGATAAGTTCAAAAACTAATGTTACTCAGTTAACTCAAATTTCGAACATTGTATCAGGTATAccatcttttaaacgaaaatcaagtgaAGAGCAATTTAAGCATAATGCGAAAGTAAATTTGGCATTAGAGGAAGTAGAAAGTTCGTTGTCGAATAGAAATATTGAAGAAACGCGAAACAAAATCGCGGAAG TCAAAGCTATGGTGGCTCACCGACAGAAGCTAATACGTTTAGCTGACGAATCAGAGTTGGGGTGGAGGTTCGTAAGCGAATACGAGTCCAACCCGCTGGCATCTGACTCCGAAGACGAAAAGAGGATGTACAGGGCAGAGGCGCGGGCAAACAAAAAGTTAAAAGCGGAAAAATCGAAAAAATCACGAGGCGCGCGCAACGGGCCGTACCGGAAGCCGATGGTTGCACAAAACAATGCAACCCAGGGGATGTCGATGAGACAGCCGTTGAGACGCCCAGGGCTGTGTTTCGCTTGTGGCAAGCCGGGGCATTGGAAAGGGGCAGCTGAATGTCCAGCAAGCAGCTCTAACAATAAGATAAGTAGTTTTATGTTTGGGACACCGCTATCCATAAAATGGGTAGTTCCTATTCCGTCGGAAAAAGGTATCGTACTTAAACATGTAAACACAGAAATTGATCTAAAGGATCCTATTAAAGAGATTGATACCGGAAGTTCTCCGGTTAGTAGACTGAAGGCACACGTGGCCAAGTGGCAAGAGGCTACTGATAGTAAGTATATTTTAGATGTAGTAAGTGGTGGGTACAAGATTCCATTAATAACTGTACCCAAACATTCTCAGATGAAAAATAATTACTCAGCGAGAGTAAATTCCGTATTTGTAGAAAGcgaaataaaagctttattagaCAAAGGTATTGTTTCAAGATGTAACGAGATTCCACATATTGTTAATCCGCTAACAGTAGCATTTAATAAGAAAGGGAAGCCACGATTAGTTCTAGATTGTAGGTATATTAATCCACACTTGCACcagtttaaagtaaaatttgAAGACATTAAAGTTGCTGAAACTTTGTTTGAGAAAAATTCCTTTTTATTTACTTTCGATATTAAAGGAGCATATCATCACATTGATATATTCATggaacatagaaaatatttaggttttagctatcaagacaatagcaaacagtgTTATTATGTGTTTAACTCGCTTCCATTCGGCATAAAAACAGCCGGTCATATATTTACTAAACTGCTTAGAGTTGTAGTAGCATTACTTAGATCAAAAGGACTTAAAATAGTTATGTTTTTGGATGATGGTATTGGCGGAAATGTAGTATATGAGAGAGCATTGTGTGCCAGTGAATTTACGAGAAATACCCTGGTAGATTTTGGCTTTTTATTAGCCGAATTGGATTCCTTCTCAGAGAGTAGAATGGCTAGGGCATGTGCTCGATATGCATACAAATCGGTTGTTCATTACTGA